A single genomic interval of Rhizobium leguminosarum bv. trifolii WSM1325 harbors:
- a CDS encoding GCN5-related N-acetyltransferase (PFAM: GCN5-related N-acetyltransferase~KEGG: rec:RHECIAT_CH0002984 probable acetyltransferase protein), with product MSENEENEPRGRARLPDGVLVRAVRLSDAEEITDLINLPGYRAGTLRPPYQRVEEVRKHMENPSPGALNLVVTQDGKIVGNSGLNRLSGRRQHVASIGMGVHDDFTGRGFGRILLGAMVDAADDWLDIKRLELTVYTDNDVAIGLYQKFGFEQEGLLKAFGYRAGQYVDAYTMARLRL from the coding sequence ATGTCCGAAAACGAAGAGAATGAACCTCGTGGCCGAGCGCGCCTGCCGGATGGCGTCCTTGTGCGCGCCGTCCGCCTGTCCGATGCGGAGGAGATCACCGATCTCATAAATCTGCCGGGCTACCGGGCCGGCACCTTGCGGCCGCCCTACCAGCGGGTCGAGGAAGTTCGCAAACACATGGAAAATCCGTCGCCCGGCGCGCTCAACCTCGTCGTCACCCAGGACGGCAAAATCGTCGGCAATAGCGGCCTCAACCGTCTTTCCGGCCGCAGGCAGCACGTCGCCAGCATAGGCATGGGTGTGCATGACGACTTCACCGGCCGCGGCTTCGGACGGATCTTGCTCGGAGCAATGGTCGATGCTGCCGACGACTGGCTCGATATCAAACGGCTGGAACTGACCGTCTACACCGATAACGATGTCGCCATCGGCCTCTACCAGAAATTCGGCTTCGAGCAGGAAGGCCTGCTGAAGGCCTTCGGATATCGCGCCGGTCAATATGTCGATGCCTATACGATGGCGCGGCTCAGGCTTTGA